The following DNA comes from Magnolia sinica isolate HGM2019 chromosome 18, MsV1, whole genome shotgun sequence.
GAAACATCAAGCTCAACTGAGCCAATTGGATCAGCTGTTATAACCGAACTAGGTTTTGTAAGAattttattaggtgggccacacatgatcatcgatttaaatctgaccgttgaattatTTAGATTGAGTAATTTAGTGAGCCCCACCagttgtgatcattgtaaatagGTGTAAGGTGAGATGCTTGGACCCTGCTCTTATACACGGTTATTAAGCCAGATATGGAAACCTATGTTATGAAGACCATAGaggggagaagtgtgatgggtaaggtTCTAACCATCTTTCTTATAAATGCAAGTCTTAGTTCCCTCACCAATACAAGTAAGAAAATCCTAGTTCCATTGAGAGCTTCTCATAAGGGTGTGAGGTACAGAAGATTAAGATTCCCGTCGGCTACATCGAGACATTTGGAATGTCTTCTTAATCAAGTACGCTTTAAGGTTATGACATTGAATCTCCATTATTGATGCATAAATGATCTGTCAATTCCGCAATACAGATCTAATAGATATAAGAATGGAGTTCAACGCTAAAGCTATGCATGACGTGGTTGAGCCTAATCAAGGTTATGTACACACggcgaaaaaacaaaaaacaatgatACTTCTTTATTTTATCTTGGGTTTTGACTTGAGCACCATCACCCGGTACATCCCATTGATGTCCTACATGGGCAGGTTGGGTTGGTTTCAGCCCAATTCTGGCTAGTCGGGCCAGTGCCATTGATGACCTACAtgggcaggttgggttgggttcagcCCAATTCTGGGTAGTCGGGCCAGTGCCATTGATGACCCATTGCCACCTCTAAATGTAACGGTTTGTGCTTGATAAAAGCCGTACATTGTCCATGAaactcaaattaaatcatttaAGTGTGGGGCCAAACTGTCGAGGGCACGATCCTATTATGAAAAGTATATAATCTAATAGTCCACATTGTTCACACCAACACCCAACATCTCAAAGTGAAATTTAACGGCCCATATTGTTAAAAGTGATTAGACGGTGTATAAGCTATCAAGTGAGCCAAGACACAGTGGATGGTAAGGATCAACAACCAATGGTTAATTCATAAAGGATCAATCAACAAGAGGCCCGGATAAGAGATCAATGGTAAGAAATGGCAAAGCAATTCCACAATGATGAATGGTCAATGGTTGGATCTAGTGGTGGCGGACGATCAATGGATCGTTCTAACCATAACTGATCGATGATTCAAGTTAGCAATGATGGAAGATCAACGGTCAAAACTAGTGAAAGTGAATGATCAACGATTAGGCTCACATTAGAGATCAATAGTAAGAAATGGTAAAGTTAAAAAAGTGATGGATGATCAACGGCCGATTCTAAACGTAAGTGAAGATCGGATACGTATCTGATCGGCCTTTGGTCTGGTTTTTACAGCAACGATTCTATATGAGTTTAACAAAATATAAGTACTTAAAAAATACCTTCCGTTGGTTTTTTCTCATTTCTTATGCTTCATTAATTAGTTAAACGTGAATACCATATTTAAGAAGTATTTTTTGATATTTAAAATTGctttaaaaagatttaaaaaaaaaaaaaaaaacattaaaaacgaTCTTTTTTTGACACGGACTGCCTACCTACTGTGCAAGTAGCTGGATGCTCTGTGGCCCcgtcatgatgaatgtgttttatccatgttgtccattcattttccgtatgattttatggtatgataaaaaaatgagtcagattcaaatatcaggtagaccacaccttagaaaacagtggtcattgaatgcccaccattaaaaacctctttgagggccgcaaaagttttggataaagctggaATTTGTGTTTTTTCCTTTAACCAAGTGTGTGAGACCTAATCAACATgtcagatgaaaaataaacattacaatgggctcgaggaagtttttaatgatgagcgttTACCGTTTCCCTTTAGGATGGTCCACCAGATGTTTGGGTCTGActcatttttgaaaaaaactaatcctaaaatgaactgaaaaatggatggacagttagataaaacaaatatatcatgttgGGGCTCACATATTATGTACCAGAGCCGCCCACTACTGGCAGCTCTAGGGACGCTGATCACAGATACTTCCTCCCATAGAAAGTGTGCACCCTttatgttcatgagaaatctacttatttatttgaactttggatttacCTCTTTTTTGAGTCCATATGCTAAGacgataaataaaataaaaataaaaatgaatggatggtgtagacatAACACATGGTGGGGCATAAGCCACATCAAGTACTGAACAATGCTTTGTTCTATACAGCGCAATCGAGTCCGTAGTTACATTttggtatttttgttattttatattaaaaaaaagagaaataattTAATGAAAAGTTTATTTAAAAAGGCATTAGAATGTAAATATAATATTAACGAGGTAGTATTTTGAAACATTTTCTTAATTAGACTAGAAGTCCATCGTTTCGTacatagtggcccacccgataagTGTAACTCGCCCATATTTGATGGTGGGGCCACCTCATTCCTCTGTGATGGTGATCACTCTCTGGTGTCTACACATGTCACAATAAATGGTTGTAACAGTAAAAATTAACGgttgtaacacatgcatatatgGTAACTCTCTTCGTTAAAAAGAGAGAGCATATCCAAACTGTTACCACAACTATATAAATCCCATCCCTTCTACACCCcactatagagagagagagagatctgcacCATGAAAATCTTATCTGCCATCTTGATCTTGATCTTGATCTTGGCCTGCACGTACGTTGGGCCCACGCTAGCAAGGGTAGGACCCGATGATGAACGGTTACAGGTGACAAGGCCAGGGACGTTCCTGCCACCTCCTATTGTAATCCCAAAGATCAAAGTTTGTTGGAAACCCACTTAATTACGTACCAGGATGCGTGCATGAGATCTTCAAGTCTCTCCGTAAACATCAGATCCACATAGGCCCGGCATCTTGTAAGGCCATCGAAGAACTCGACCTCGACTGCCTGTTGAAGATGTTCAAGCTCCCACCTATCGGGCCCACATATGCATGACTGCTGCAGCGCTTCTGCACTTCACCTGCGGGTGTTGCACCTACTCCTAATGAAGATGCTTTTCTTACTGGCTTGTAATCCACACGTGTTTGATGGGCCACACGTAATCTACCCTAGTTGTTTTATTTCAATAaattctagatttcttctatttgtaACAAATCCGTTCGGCGTCTTGATACATGTTCTTCTGGCACGCTTCAAATTAAACAACATGATCCATTGGACATTTAGACACGTCCATCGatggatctggactgttcattaggtctaaACACAATTCATGGGTTACCGTACAAATGCAACAACAATCTGATAATAGGAATCATCTGATCAACAGCCATCACTATgtcacacttgagttttggtacACGGCATGTTTGCAGTGTATGCTATGAATGGCCCAGATGGATCACCAGTGGAAACCAGGGCCCACGTTGGTACAGTCTATCAATGGATATTTTATTAATTAATAGAAGCTCAGGTATTTGCACTGCTATGCAAAAGGTGAGCCCCCACCACGAGGAAGATCAGCCTGGTCATCTTATCAGGTGGCCCACTAGAAGAAAACTAGCCTTTGACCGCTGGCAAATCCTTTGCCCGCGgtcagctaacagccggtaaagcctcggtCGGAAAGGATTTACCGGCGGCCAGGACTTTTACTGACGGTTGTCTGGCCGCTGCACATTATTAAAGTTAtgaataaaatccgtagctaaagactaGTTCCACATGCGACCGTAGTCAATGGTAGTGTAGCTCGTTAAAACTctactacggattaaatccgtagctatagaggtCATTGCCACCCACAATTCGTAGCCATAGAGgaaatctttcttatcaaaaagtttaaaaaaaaagaaaagaaaaggtgacccacatggTTAATgccaatgatctccttgttgctaatgattgccattgtttccaagggattggtttcttctgtcgatctttAGTGAGCTGTGTAGCAATAAAAGGCATCAGCACTAGTTAGCAGTTAAAATTAACTCACACTCCAAATCACCATTCATTATGTTCTAAGTGGCTGTGACATGTAAAACACAGATCTGTCTTGAATTTACCTTGACATAATATAATAATGGCAAAGAAGAGGAAGTGTGCCAGTGTCACCTGTTTGATGATAAAGCAGGGAATTTGTAAGACAATTAGAAACACTacatacacacacaaaaacaaaaaagaaaagattcaaGGTCTAAGtcagaaaataaacaaaaaacaaaacaaaaatataaccTTTTTCTAGAGTAATAGTATGACCATTGATTTTggagaagtggggtccatgtagatAATCTAAACTGCTGATCTAATAGACCAATAGTGGATGGGAccagaccaaactcactttttGCTATTCTAGGGGAAAATAAACTAGGTAACCTTTAAAACATCCATTGTCAATCCTTATAGATGCTTGAAGCCAAAAACACGAACATGAACTCGAAGATGACTCCCTTCCTTGAACTTTTCATCCAGCTTGCAGACTTCCTCATCAACCACATCAGATATCTGTGACCCACAAAAGAAGAATCTTTACATTTTCAGCCTGGGTTGTAACAACAACACCAGAAGGATCTTTAAATATGAACCAATCACAATAAACGAAGGCAATGCCTTCATCAGTATATTAAGAAAAGCAAGAGAGGAAAGAATTCAAAATTAATGCATGAATTGGTATGTAAATGTTATATCTACTTTTACAATTGATGCAatatttgaatgtggaccatcatTTATATGATCTGGAATACACGAAGGGTGCAGCAGTCAGACAGTAATGACGGTTGTAGAGTGAATATGGGTGCAGAAATCTTGGGTTTTATCTATTGACGTAAAAGAGCAAACTTGGCATTATTGATGATGAGATGAAGCCTCAAATCACAGAAGGTGCCCCTGTTTACAACCAGATATAATAATGTCACACGAACATTATTATATCTAATACTCACTTATCACGGTTTGCAGCAGCTTTGTTTCTGACTTCTTGTATTTTATCCTTGCTATTCAAGAGGGCCAAAATGGTTTCAACCTTCTTTCGCACGTTGATTCTCATATCCTTTCCATTAGGCTCAACATATTCAAAACCTGAGATTGACTTCACAAATAGGAGTAAATCAGGAAAACAAATACAATCAATGTCACTAGAATTGAAAACTGCAACAATTAGCAAAATATAAAAGACTCCTTACTGAGATTTGGATGTCATCAACTGCACATTCCGATCCATTCGCCACTAAATACTCTATTACAGTCAATGCCTGTGAGGGGGAGATGTTTCTCACAGTTGATATACAAGAGAAAAACTCTTGAAAAGAATGAAGTCTGAGAAAGGAATAAACGCTTTGAACTAGACCATTGCATTGATAAATATGGATATCATTCATTTTTCACACAAAAGAAAATTTTGGTTGTTGATAAAAGATAATGATAAAAATGGACATGCAAGACATGGAAAGTGGCACGAAAGAGTAGCCGTACCTTATAAACATGGCGCCAGTTTCGGCCAGTATCAGTCAATCTTGTCCAGAGTACATTCATAACCATCTGGCATTCAGTGCtgaacagaaaaaataaaataaaaatgacaatAATTCATGTTCATAACATAAGCAGCATGTCATGCCTCCCAAGAGGAATGTAAAGCTACATGATTAAGCACATGATAGAATTCAAAGAACACAGAAGTTGGATATTACAATTTTTTGGTGGCCTGTGCAATTTCTGCTAAGGTAGACCCATGAGGACCCCAGGGTTCATTACTGGTTGCATCAAGAACCTGTCAAATGTAAAAATGCCCCCAAATGGGCCAGTCGGTATAGAACAAAGTAACCAAGTGCAACACCACCAAACTTCAAAAGTTTTAGATTTGCTGCGCATGAAAGTCCACCATACCTTCACTAATGCAAGTTCTGAAACCACATTTGAGCAGTGATGACATTCCACACATCTAACACTCTTAAAAACTCCTGAAAAGGTCTATGGACCCACATCTAATACCTAAGCTGACAACAAACGACTTGACAGTGAATGTGGAACATTGTAATGTTTGAAGAAGAAACAAAGTTGGATGATTGCGAGcaagttgtagtttggatctttgGGGTGGGCAAATTTGTGGGATGGTTTGCTTCTGGTCAGGAGTGTGGTTGGAGAAAGGGGTggtgaagatggaagaagatcaGACCAGTGAGTTTGCCTGAGGACTAGTTACAGTCGTCTCACCAACAatttacaccgggctcgagttGGGTTGCCCGTGGGATTTTATTTTCCAGAGCAACGCATCATTTTCAGGTGCGTATGCTGCAGAACCCATGGAAGTCCTTATATTGGGGGTTGTTGCATCTGCAGGTACAGGCAGCTCAATCTCCACATTTGTAGCTGTGCTGTATAATGAAGCAGAGCAAAATCAGAAGAGTAACAAATCAAAATTCCCCTATTAACACTAAGAAGAAACAGTGTCCAACAACAAAAAACCATTGGCCAGTGACAATATAAATGCACCTGCGCTCCTTGAACTGACTCCTCGCCTTTACCATGATCTCTACACAAAATAACAGCAACCGATGTAATAAACGGATAGACAATAAGCAAATGATTGGAAGCACTATGAAATCAAATCGCAGTTAGTATTCCACTAATGAGGAAAGGAACTCACCTGCAACACTCCCAGTGGTAAAGGGTGTTCTTAGCCATAGTGTTTTGTAGGGTCCCTCCAATCTAAAGCTGCTTTTCTTTAAAGCAATCTTTGATTTAGTATTGTTTTAGTTTTATGAATACCCTTATTCCATTTGAAACGTAACAAGGGCATATGATATCATGAGGTGTGTTAATTCCACACGCATGCAAATCCATAGACATCCACACAGAAGCACAGGTGCAAGTATGAAACACATCTTTGGGCTGAGCTTTCAATaaggttggaaataatgcttATACCTTCTGCCTGAAAAATATCAGACAAGTTCAcacttaaggtgggccacaatgtacaagTTAAATTGACAGTTAAAAAAATGTctatccattcatttgttttgatattctgtggcccacctgaggtgtgaagTGGCCTTATTTTTATGCCAGACATGCAATCTGAACAAAGTACCTCATCTGATGGAAAGATCAGATATCACACATGTCACATTGTGACACGTGGGCCTGTGTATGGTCCCCACAGgctgtggaattagcaaacctcagaTATCATGTATGAATGAATTGGAAAAAGCTTTAGTTTTAATACATACAACAAATTTGTAACCAAATGATCCATACTCATGAAATTAGCTCCAAGAGCATGCAACAAACCTCAAATTCAGGTCTAAATAGGATTCTACAAAAATCATCAAACCGTCAACATTTTGGAGACCTGTGATTACATCCCAGCTCACTAGCAGGAAAGATGCTACAGGGAACAGATGGCAAAACTCTAGTACATAAAACACAGAAGACTCTAGAACGATGGTAAACAATGTTCTAGTGGATGAAACCTCCAAGTCACAGGAAAAATGCCCGCAGAATCTTGTTAATCACTATTGATATCCTTCCTGTTAGGATACATTGTTCCATCTTCCTTTTAGATTTGAGCATAAATAGCTAATGTAACATGAATGGAGTACTAATGGTCATGCTATATACCTCTTGTGCAGTGGTCTTCTGTGAGGATCGACGGTCAGAAGACTGGAAATCAACTGCTTCATGAATGAAGAGATGGTCTTCCAAGTCTGTTCATCAAAGCTGAAGTCACCCTGTGCGGAAACCATTTCCCATAAAAAATAGAAATGCAAGGAAGTATACCAGCACTGAGTGTGAAATCATTTCACACGACAAATCGTTTCTACGTATTATCAAGCAACAtagaaaaatccctaattagggtttcaacatagtaaatccctaattagggtttcaacattgtaaatcacTAAGGTTTTGATGAAATCTAGACTCTTATCTGTTTCAAATCTTCATCAAAatcactaagggcgtgtttggatgcctgtaacttttctaaaatgtaacaaagttacaggtgactttgttacaattggtgtttgggggaggaaagtcataGGTAACTTCCTCTCAACTTGTGACTTTCTTACAGGAGAAAGAAGCGAAAATCTTATAGGCACTTGAGTcgtttttcaagttacctgtaTCTTTGGTACAGGTAACTgttggaaattttgaaatgaaaatcgttGGGAAGAATTGCACCCGCATTGAAGGAGCGTACCTACCTTCTCAGACAGAGTGAAGGCCTCCGTTTCCCTCTCTCAGTCTCGTTCTCCCTCTCccagtctccttctccctctccgatCCAGCTTCAGCAGGGTTAGAaaacccctttctctctctctctctgttttgttttcctttccctttttttttcatcAGGGTTTGACGGAGGCAATTTGGCTAGAGGCGTGGGTAATGTCCGAtggtctgtggggtccaccatcttgtatttgttttatccatgccatccattcatgattttggattgttttagggcttgattcaaaaaatgaggcatatctaaatctcaggtggaccacaccacacaaaatagtaatgattgaaagtccaccattaaaaaactcgctccttgggccactgtaatgtttgtttcacatccaacctgttgattaggtcagaaagacctggatgaagggaataaaataaatatcggtttgatccaaaacatcagtgGCCTACcgaaagtatttaatggtgggccttcaatcaacATTATTTCCAGTGATTTGGTCCACCTGCGATtttgatgtaccttatttttgggttaatttcttaaaatgatctagaataatggatagatggtgtggataaaacaaatacatcatagtggggcccacattccatTGTTCATTTTGTATAAGTGGGGCTTGTTGGTCAGTGCAACTTGTCCCCGTATAGGTCCCAAATCTGTTTTCACGTATGGTTTTTTAAACACTCCCAATTTCTATTTGCATTAAGATTCCTGCACGTCCTCATGTGTTTTGAAATTGAGTGCCCAGTGCATTGTTAACATATTTATTTTCAAACTGTCCCAAGTTCCATTTGCATCTGGATTCTTGCATGTTATCAAATGGTGAGAAATCGAGGGCACATCGAAGTGTTAAGATTTTTGGTTTTAAATAGTCCCTTGatattggtccattttaataATGTCCTACTTTGAGATTTTAACTACTGATGCAGAATTTGGTGGAAGCAGCTACCTATGCTTGTGATTTCTCTTTAATTGATCCTTGCCAACAAAAGTGACTTCGGTGGGAAATTTTTGCTTGGATATCTTACCTCaagtttttttttctatattacaCGCATTTTGAAGAGGTGAGCCCACTTTTATTACCCACCTGTTGATTTGTTTAGCTTAAGAATCAActaaactattcatttacatgggcttgataaaatagaataattttatccaATCTTTTTTACGTGTAAGTTTGATTTTTCAACGATTCTCTATTTCAAGCTCTAATTAGTGTGAATATAGAACTTTTTACTTGTAATAAAGTTACAAGTTATCTAAACACAAAAAGTAAGTTatctgtaagtaagttacaacttatATCTAAACAGGATTACTTGTAACTTACTTacacctgtaagtaagttacatgtaactttcttacaacttaaaaaagttataggcatccaaacag
Coding sequences within:
- the LOC131233755 gene encoding clathrin interactor EPSIN 1-like — protein: MVSAQGDFSFDEQTWKTISSFMKQLISSLLTVDPHRRPLHKSTECQMVMNVLWTRLTDTGRNWRHVYKALTVIEYLVANGSECAVDDIQISSISGFEYVEPNGKDMRINVRKKVETILALLNSKDKIQEVRNKAAANRDKGTFCDLRLHLIINNAKFALLRQ